From Streptomyces yatensis, one genomic window encodes:
- a CDS encoding alpha-hydroxy acid oxidase, translating into MARQRPRWTELREVLQLRRPTLNPVERRLGAALTIRDLRAVAVRTTPRAVFDYVDGAADAELTARRNRAAFAAVELVPEYLSPVDHPDLSTRLFGREIAMPLIFAPTGYTRMMHHEGEAAVARVAARHGLPYTLSTVGTSTVEDVAAAAPGGEHWFQLYLTRNERLNTELLDRALAAGFTTVVLTVDTPVAGRHPKDMRNGLTIPPSLTLRTLFGMARYPSWALNKLTTAPITFASLSGMSGVGGVSGVDGVSGVGGLAGDTIDAVRVADVVFEPTLSYEHLAWLRAHWPHRLLVKGILSPRDARRVVEAGADGVIVSNHGGRQLDRTPATLTVLPEIREELGPDATVILDSGVTHGQDILAARALGADAVMIGRAYLYGLMAGGERGVERAVTILREEYARSLQLLGLNASEAIARHHLRRP; encoded by the coding sequence GTGGCGCGGCAGCGACCCCGGTGGACCGAGCTCCGGGAGGTTCTGCAACTGCGCCGGCCGACCCTCAACCCGGTCGAGCGGCGGCTCGGGGCCGCACTGACCATCCGCGATCTCCGCGCGGTGGCGGTGCGCACCACTCCGCGTGCGGTGTTCGACTACGTCGACGGCGCGGCCGACGCGGAGCTGACCGCGCGGCGCAACAGGGCGGCCTTCGCGGCGGTCGAACTCGTGCCGGAGTACCTGTCGCCGGTCGACCATCCGGACTTGTCCACGCGGCTGTTCGGCCGGGAGATCGCGATGCCGCTGATCTTCGCGCCGACCGGCTACACCCGGATGATGCACCACGAGGGTGAGGCGGCGGTCGCGCGCGTGGCCGCCCGCCACGGCCTGCCCTACACCCTGTCCACCGTGGGCACCTCGACTGTCGAGGACGTGGCCGCGGCGGCGCCCGGCGGCGAACACTGGTTCCAGCTCTACCTGACCCGCAACGAGCGCCTCAACACCGAGCTTCTCGACCGCGCGCTCGCGGCCGGGTTCACCACCGTGGTCCTCACCGTCGACACACCGGTGGCGGGCCGGCACCCCAAGGACATGCGCAACGGCCTCACGATCCCGCCCTCGCTCACCCTGCGGACACTCTTCGGGATGGCCCGCTACCCGTCCTGGGCGCTGAACAAGCTGACCACGGCCCCGATCACCTTCGCGTCGCTGAGCGGCATGAGCGGTGTGGGTGGCGTGAGCGGTGTGGATGGCGTGAGCGGCGTGGGTGGCCTGGCCGGCGACACGATCGACGCCGTACGGGTCGCCGACGTCGTCTTCGAACCGACGCTGAGCTACGAGCACCTGGCGTGGCTGCGCGCCCACTGGCCGCACCGGTTGCTGGTCAAGGGGATCCTCAGCCCGCGGGACGCACGCCGGGTCGTCGAGGCGGGCGCGGACGGTGTCATCGTGTCCAACCACGGCGGGCGGCAGCTCGACCGCACGCCGGCCACCCTCACGGTGCTGCCCGAAATACGCGAGGAACTCGGCCCCGACGCCACGGTGATCCTGGACAGCGGTGTCACCCACGGTCAGGACATCCTCGCCGCACGGGCGCTCGGGGCCGACGCGGTCATGATCGGCCGTGCCTATCTGTACGGCCTGATGGCAGGTGGCGAGCGGGGCGTGGAGCGTGCCGTCACGATCCTGCGCGAGGAGTACGCCCGCAGCCTGCAACTGCTCGGTCTGAACGCGAGTGAAGCCATCGCGCGGCATCACCTCCGCAGGCCTTGA
- a CDS encoding TetR/AcrR family transcriptional regulator, whose protein sequence is MTSADQSTPTHPPATQSPAAQPPAKRARRADAERNRAAIIEAAGVVFAERGGTVDVREIARRSGVGMGTLYRHFPTKDDLLATVLEREFTCWLTTAHRAAEATEDPWEALTGFFEQTLTHQARNRALVESYAATGAPSRACAQYRDAFIDELRTRCLNAGLLRAGVTTADLVLLSSSLSQVVQATDDSHPGQWRRLLRISLDGLRARNTEPLPEPEPDPEPGSARHADAPADD, encoded by the coding sequence GTGACCAGCGCCGACCAGTCCACGCCTACGCACCCCCCGGCCACGCAATCCCCGGCTGCGCAGCCCCCGGCCAAGCGCGCCCGCCGGGCGGACGCCGAGCGCAACCGCGCCGCGATCATCGAGGCGGCAGGAGTGGTCTTCGCCGAGCGGGGCGGCACGGTCGACGTCCGGGAGATCGCCCGGCGCAGCGGCGTCGGCATGGGCACGCTCTACCGCCACTTCCCGACCAAGGACGACCTGCTCGCCACGGTCCTGGAGCGGGAGTTCACCTGCTGGCTCACCACCGCCCATCGGGCGGCGGAGGCGACCGAAGATCCCTGGGAGGCCCTGACCGGCTTCTTCGAGCAGACCCTCACCCATCAGGCCCGCAACCGCGCCCTGGTCGAGAGTTACGCCGCCACCGGCGCCCCCTCGCGCGCATGCGCCCAGTACCGCGACGCCTTCATCGACGAGCTGCGCACCCGCTGCCTGAACGCGGGTCTCCTGCGCGCCGGTGTCACCACCGCCGACCTGGTCCTGCTCAGCAGTTCCCTGAGCCAGGTCGTCCAGGCGACCGACGACAGCCACCCCGGCCAGTGGCGCCGCCTGCTCCGTATCTCCCTCGACGGCCTCCGCGCCCGCAACACCGAGCCACTGCCCGAACCCGAACCCGATCCCGAGCCCGGGTCGGCACGCCACGCGGACGCACCCGCGGACGACTGA
- a CDS encoding hydroxyacid-oxoacid transhydrogenase has protein sequence MSTTAPAGPESVFTYGAPALKFGPGASDEIGYDLAQHGARRVLVITDAGVAATGAPHRIAERMSAFGIEAHVFAGVHVEPTDVSLREAVDHALASGPWDAFVAVGGGSSIDTAKAVNLLSTNPGELMDYINAPVGRALAPAKSLKPLVAVPTTTGTGAESTTICVLDVLELKVKTGISHARLRPTLAVIDPELTFTQPAGVTAASGMDILCHALESYTARPYDTYPHKRPEQRVPYCGANPISDAWSERALHLLARSFRTAVRDGDDPRARSDMALAATFAGLGFGNAGVHIPHANAYPIAGRVKDFHPAGYPAHEPMVPHGMAVSLTAPEAFRFTFSAQPERHLRAAELLAPGMERPADPAEYLPTAIERLMRDIGMPNGIGGVGYGEGDIPALVEGAMKQQRLLSTAPRTVTEDDVAGILDRSLTLW, from the coding sequence ATGAGCACCACCGCTCCGGCCGGACCCGAATCCGTTTTCACCTACGGCGCCCCGGCGCTGAAGTTCGGGCCGGGAGCATCCGACGAGATCGGCTACGACCTCGCCCAGCACGGGGCCCGCCGGGTCCTCGTGATCACCGACGCCGGGGTGGCCGCCACCGGCGCGCCGCACCGCATCGCCGAGCGGATGTCCGCGTTCGGCATCGAAGCCCACGTCTTCGCCGGCGTCCACGTGGAGCCCACCGACGTCAGCCTGCGGGAGGCGGTCGACCATGCGCTGGCGTCGGGCCCGTGGGACGCCTTCGTCGCGGTGGGCGGCGGCTCCAGCATCGACACCGCCAAGGCCGTCAACCTGCTGAGCACCAACCCCGGCGAGCTGATGGACTACATCAACGCGCCGGTGGGCAGGGCGCTGGCGCCCGCGAAATCGCTCAAGCCGCTGGTCGCGGTCCCCACCACCACCGGAACCGGCGCGGAGAGCACCACCATCTGTGTGCTCGACGTCCTGGAGCTGAAGGTCAAGACCGGCATCAGCCACGCCCGCCTGCGGCCCACGCTCGCGGTCATCGACCCGGAGCTGACCTTCACCCAGCCCGCCGGGGTGACCGCCGCCAGCGGCATGGACATCCTGTGCCACGCGCTGGAGAGCTACACGGCCCGCCCGTACGACACCTACCCGCACAAGCGCCCCGAGCAGCGGGTGCCGTACTGCGGCGCCAATCCCATCTCCGACGCATGGTCGGAACGGGCGCTGCACCTGCTCGCGCGGTCCTTCCGCACCGCGGTCCGCGACGGCGACGACCCCCGGGCGCGCTCCGACATGGCGCTGGCGGCAACCTTCGCCGGTCTCGGCTTCGGCAACGCGGGCGTCCACATCCCGCATGCCAACGCCTACCCGATCGCCGGACGGGTGAAGGACTTCCACCCCGCGGGCTACCCCGCACACGAGCCGATGGTGCCCCACGGCATGGCGGTCTCGCTCACCGCGCCGGAGGCGTTCCGCTTCACCTTCTCCGCCCAGCCCGAGCGGCATCTGCGGGCCGCGGAACTCCTCGCCCCGGGGATGGAGCGCCCCGCCGACCCCGCCGAGTATCTGCCCACCGCGATCGAGCGGTTGATGCGCGACATCGGCATGCCCAACGGCATCGGCGGTGTCGGCTACGGCGAGGGAGACATCCCGGCGCTGGTGGAAGGCGCCATGAAGCAGCAGCGACTGCTGTCCACCGCCCCGCGCACGGTCACCGAGGACGACGTGGCCGGCATCCTCGACCGCTCTCTGACGCTCTGGTGA
- a CDS encoding alcohol dehydrogenase catalytic domain-containing protein, translating into MKAAVLHRPGAPLTVEDVDLDAPGPGEVTLRVLAAGVCHSDLHYMNGDLNVRLPAVLGHEGTGIVERVGEGVTRVRPGDTVITLWRPRCGDCEFCTTGRPALCALGRVQAASNGLLDGTQRLNLNGEKVHHLMGVSCFAEQCVVSERSVLTIDPDIPPEIAAIAGCAVVTGAGAALNVMKDATGEGVVVIGAGGVGLSAVMGLRLVGADPIVAVDTVDAKLEKALELGATHAVNARTHRLADELTRISPKPMAWSLDAVGTPQTLAQAVEVVGTGGTAVAVGLGKVGATAAVPINPLVQQEKRLIGSLYGSANTPVDIPKLVELFKTGRLPLDKLLGEQYELSAINEAYAALSQGATGRAVIIPGHQRS; encoded by the coding sequence ATGAAGGCAGCAGTACTGCACCGGCCCGGTGCGCCGTTGACCGTCGAGGACGTCGACCTCGACGCCCCCGGACCGGGCGAGGTCACCCTCCGCGTGCTCGCCGCCGGTGTGTGCCACAGCGATCTGCACTACATGAACGGCGATCTCAACGTCCGCCTGCCCGCGGTGCTCGGGCACGAGGGGACCGGCATCGTGGAGCGGGTGGGGGAGGGGGTGACCCGGGTCCGCCCCGGCGACACCGTCATCACCTTGTGGCGTCCGCGGTGCGGCGACTGCGAGTTCTGCACGACCGGCCGCCCCGCCCTGTGTGCGCTCGGCCGGGTGCAGGCGGCCTCCAACGGCCTGCTCGACGGGACGCAGCGGCTGAATCTGAACGGCGAGAAGGTCCACCACCTCATGGGGGTCTCCTGCTTCGCCGAGCAGTGCGTCGTCTCGGAGCGGTCGGTCCTCACGATCGACCCGGACATCCCGCCGGAGATCGCGGCGATCGCCGGATGCGCCGTGGTGACCGGGGCCGGCGCGGCGCTGAACGTCATGAAGGACGCCACCGGAGAGGGTGTCGTGGTCATCGGAGCCGGTGGCGTCGGGCTCAGCGCGGTGATGGGACTGCGCCTCGTCGGCGCCGATCCGATCGTCGCGGTCGACACGGTGGACGCCAAGCTGGAGAAGGCGCTCGAACTGGGTGCCACGCACGCGGTCAACGCCCGTACGCATCGCCTCGCCGACGAACTCACCAGGATCTCGCCGAAACCGATGGCCTGGTCGCTGGACGCGGTCGGCACGCCCCAGACGCTCGCGCAGGCGGTCGAGGTCGTGGGCACCGGCGGGACCGCCGTCGCCGTTGGCCTCGGCAAGGTGGGCGCCACCGCGGCCGTACCCATCAACCCCCTGGTGCAGCAGGAGAAGCGGCTGATCGGCAGTCTCTACGGCTCGGCCAACACACCGGTCGACATCCCCAAACTCGTCGAACTGTTCAAGACCGGCCGCCTGCCGCTCGACAAGCTGCTCGGGGAACAATACGAACTGTCGGCGATCAACGAGGCGTACGCCGCGCTGTCGCAGGGCGCCACCGGCCGTGCTGTGATCATCCCTGGTCACCAGCGCTCGTAG
- a CDS encoding SDR family oxidoreductase: MQLGLAGKTALVCASTSGLGRATARALAEEGATVVVTGRSGERAKEVAGELPHAVGVGCDLVADGGAERLLTAAREAVGDLDILVLNGPGPAPGPARAIDTAGVAQAIATLVTPQEILVRGTLPAMVEKGWGRILSISSTSVQAPLPNLSLSNLGRAALAGYLKTLAAEVAAHGVTVNSLLPGRIATPRARQIDEAAAQRTGQSLDEVEAASKATIPAGRYGDPAEFGAVAAFLCSTQAAYVTGSALRCDGGMVPTLLRGQRVHPDSPRREQRSRMSHIPVTDTAADARAGRSPELPPAAIRRTALAGMIGTTIEWYDFYIYGLAAALVFGTEFFPDFSPAAGTLAAFGTFAVGFIARPLGGVIFGHFGDRVGRKNALMLTLFLMGAATVIVGLLPGYRTIGIWAPILLVTLRFLQGFAVGGEWGGAVTMVVESSPRDRRGFYGSLPQMGVPLGLVLSSTVFAVVSTLPDDDLLAWGWRIPFLLSIVLIAVGLFLRSRITETQTFAQVKAAGRARKVPAMEAFRHHGKAIALTVGMYVSAGVPFYIVSVFVLSYGSSHLGLSRSVLLTGMLIAAVAEALTVPWFGALSDKLGRRPVFLGAAAFTAVLAFPFFWLLATGQTGLAWLAMLLALAVAHAGMYAPTAALYAELFPADVRYTGTSIGYQLGGVVAGFVPLVAGALVDAADGASWPIASIWAGAALIGLVCALIVRESRGREPHAEPDR; the protein is encoded by the coding sequence ATGCAACTCGGTCTGGCAGGCAAAACCGCTCTCGTCTGTGCGTCCACCTCCGGTCTCGGCCGGGCGACCGCCCGGGCCCTGGCGGAGGAAGGCGCCACCGTCGTGGTCACCGGCCGCTCCGGTGAGCGCGCCAAGGAGGTGGCGGGCGAGCTGCCCCACGCGGTCGGCGTGGGCTGTGACCTGGTCGCGGACGGCGGCGCGGAGCGGCTCCTCACGGCGGCCCGCGAGGCCGTCGGCGATCTCGACATCCTCGTACTGAACGGGCCGGGTCCCGCTCCCGGACCGGCCCGCGCCATCGACACCGCCGGGGTCGCGCAGGCCATCGCCACGCTGGTCACGCCCCAGGAGATCCTGGTGCGGGGCACCCTGCCCGCCATGGTCGAGAAGGGGTGGGGCCGCATCCTGAGCATCAGCTCGACGAGCGTGCAGGCGCCCCTGCCGAACCTTTCGCTGTCCAACCTCGGACGGGCCGCGCTCGCCGGATACCTCAAAACCCTCGCCGCCGAGGTCGCCGCCCACGGCGTGACCGTCAACTCCCTGCTTCCCGGGCGCATCGCCACCCCGCGCGCCCGGCAGATCGACGAGGCCGCCGCCCAGCGCACCGGCCAGTCGCTCGACGAGGTCGAGGCCGCGTCCAAGGCCACGATCCCGGCCGGGCGCTACGGCGACCCCGCCGAGTTCGGCGCCGTCGCCGCGTTTCTGTGCAGCACCCAGGCCGCGTACGTCACGGGCAGTGCCCTGCGGTGTGACGGCGGCATGGTGCCAACTCTCTTACGCGGTCAGAGAGTTCACCCCGACTCCCCCAGACGAGAGCAGCGCAGCCGCATGAGCCATATTCCCGTCACCGACACAGCAGCCGACGCCAGAGCCGGCCGGTCCCCCGAGCTGCCCCCGGCCGCCATCCGCCGAACGGCCCTGGCCGGCATGATCGGCACCACGATCGAGTGGTACGACTTCTACATCTACGGCCTCGCCGCGGCACTGGTCTTCGGCACGGAGTTCTTTCCCGACTTCTCACCGGCGGCCGGCACACTGGCCGCGTTCGGCACCTTCGCGGTCGGCTTCATCGCCCGTCCGCTCGGCGGAGTGATCTTCGGTCACTTCGGGGACCGCGTGGGGCGCAAGAACGCGCTCATGCTCACGCTGTTCCTGATGGGCGCGGCGACCGTCATCGTCGGTCTGCTGCCGGGCTACCGGACCATCGGCATCTGGGCGCCCATCCTGCTGGTCACGCTGCGCTTCCTCCAGGGCTTCGCCGTCGGCGGCGAATGGGGCGGCGCGGTGACCATGGTCGTGGAGTCCTCGCCACGGGACCGGCGCGGCTTCTACGGGAGCCTGCCGCAGATGGGGGTGCCACTGGGGCTGGTGCTCTCCTCGACCGTGTTCGCGGTGGTCTCCACACTGCCCGATGACGACCTCCTCGCCTGGGGCTGGCGCATCCCCTTCCTGCTCAGCATCGTGTTGATCGCGGTCGGGCTGTTCCTCCGCTCGCGCATCACCGAGACACAGACGTTCGCCCAGGTGAAGGCGGCGGGGCGGGCCCGCAAGGTGCCCGCCATGGAGGCGTTCCGCCACCACGGGAAGGCGATCGCCCTCACCGTCGGCATGTATGTCTCGGCCGGTGTCCCCTTCTACATCGTCTCGGTGTTCGTGCTGTCCTACGGCTCCTCCCACCTCGGTCTGTCGCGGAGTGTGCTGCTGACCGGGATGCTCATCGCGGCGGTGGCCGAGGCGCTGACGGTGCCCTGGTTCGGCGCGCTGTCGGACAAGCTGGGCCGACGGCCCGTGTTCCTGGGCGCCGCCGCGTTCACTGCCGTTCTCGCCTTCCCGTTCTTCTGGCTGCTGGCGACCGGGCAGACGGGCCTCGCCTGGCTGGCCATGCTGCTCGCGCTCGCCGTGGCGCACGCGGGGATGTACGCACCCACCGCGGCGCTGTACGCCGAGCTGTTCCCCGCGGACGTCCGCTACACCGGTACGTCGATCGGCTATCAGCTCGGCGGTGTCGTGGCCGGGTTCGTGCCGCTGGTGGCGGGCGCACTCGTCGACGCGGCCGACGGGGCCTCGTGGCCGATCGCCTCCATCTGGGCGGGAGCGGCGCTGATCGGGCTGGTCTGCGCGCTGATCGTCCGGGAATCCCGGGGCCGCGAGCCGCACGCCGAGCCCGATCGCTGA
- a CDS encoding aldehyde dehydrogenase (NADP(+)) — MTDATNAQVLAHKLDAAAGAFEQWNRLQPAGRAPYLEAIASALEEAAPKLVAIADEETSLGQTRLQNEMVRTVFQLRLFAEVVTRGEYLGATIDRADPAWPMGPRPDLRRVLEPLGPVVVFAASNFPFAFSVAGGDTASALAAGCPVVVKAHSGHPGLSAATAEVVHHALRSAGAPEGLFDVVFGTEAGRAAIVDPRVKAGAFTGSIEAGRALFDLATGRPEPIPFFGELGSVNPVFVTEAAAERRGPEIVSEFVGSFTLGAGQFCTKPGILLVPASAGLVDRLPGAVPGNALTLLNDRIRTSYASAVRELRDTAGVRVVVSGDHAAPDPSPTVLCTTSAELLGDPEALVREVFGPAALVVEYAEESELLEVAKVIDGQLTASIQGEDDDAIAAELIRLLAAKAGRVLWNQWPTGVSVTYAQQHGGPYPATTAPGTTSVGTEAISRFLRPVAYQGLPQHLLPAALRDANPLGIPQRAS, encoded by the coding sequence ATGACCGATGCGACGAACGCGCAGGTCCTGGCGCATAAACTCGACGCCGCCGCAGGCGCGTTCGAGCAGTGGAACCGCCTCCAGCCGGCCGGCCGTGCCCCGTACCTCGAAGCCATCGCCTCCGCGCTCGAAGAGGCCGCGCCGAAGCTCGTGGCGATCGCGGACGAGGAGACGTCCCTGGGGCAGACCCGGCTGCAGAACGAAATGGTCCGCACGGTGTTCCAGCTGCGGCTGTTCGCCGAAGTGGTGACGCGGGGGGAGTATCTCGGGGCCACGATCGACCGCGCCGACCCCGCGTGGCCGATGGGCCCGCGGCCCGATCTGCGCCGGGTGCTCGAACCGCTCGGCCCCGTGGTCGTCTTCGCCGCGAGCAACTTCCCGTTCGCGTTCAGCGTGGCGGGCGGGGACACCGCCTCGGCGCTCGCGGCGGGCTGCCCGGTCGTGGTCAAGGCGCACTCCGGCCACCCCGGGCTCTCGGCCGCCACGGCGGAGGTGGTGCACCACGCGCTGCGGTCCGCGGGCGCACCCGAGGGACTCTTCGACGTGGTCTTCGGTACGGAGGCCGGCCGGGCCGCCATCGTGGACCCGCGGGTGAAGGCGGGCGCGTTCACCGGATCGATCGAGGCGGGCCGGGCGCTCTTCGACCTCGCCACGGGCCGTCCGGAGCCCATACCGTTCTTCGGTGAACTCGGCAGCGTCAACCCGGTGTTCGTGACGGAGGCCGCCGCCGAGCGGCGCGGGCCCGAGATCGTCTCGGAGTTCGTCGGCTCGTTCACCCTCGGCGCCGGACAGTTCTGCACCAAGCCCGGCATCCTGCTGGTCCCGGCCTCGGCCGGGCTGGTGGACCGGCTTCCCGGCGCGGTTCCGGGCAACGCGTTGACGTTGCTCAACGATCGCATCCGGACCTCCTACGCCAGTGCGGTACGGGAGTTGCGCGACACGGCCGGGGTGCGCGTCGTGGTGAGTGGCGACCACGCCGCCCCCGATCCGTCGCCGACGGTGCTGTGCACGACCTCGGCGGAACTGCTCGGTGACCCCGAGGCGCTCGTCCGGGAGGTGTTCGGACCGGCCGCGCTGGTCGTGGAGTACGCGGAGGAGAGCGAACTGCTCGAGGTGGCGAAGGTCATCGACGGACAGCTGACCGCGTCCATCCAGGGCGAGGACGACGATGCCATCGCAGCGGAGCTGATCAGGCTCCTGGCCGCCAAGGCCGGACGTGTGCTCTGGAACCAGTGGCCCACGGGCGTATCGGTCACCTATGCCCAGCAGCACGGCGGCCCCTACCCGGCCACCACCGCGCCGGGTACGACCTCGGTGGGGACCGAGGCCATCTCCCGGTTCCTGCGGCCGGTCGCCTATCAGGGCCTGCCACAGCATCTGCTGCCGGCCGCCCTGCGCGACGCGAACCCCCTGGGGATTCCCCAGCGGGCCTCCTGA
- a CDS encoding 2-keto-4-pentenoate hydratase: MRKNLTAELGRRLWLAGNAATADDAAAVDAAAVDAAAADQLDDLETAYAVESVTRDLAIAAGGRVVGYKVGLTAQPVRDTFGATEPAAGHLLAHRLLEDGEPLATAGLFTPMAEVEIAFILGEALPDPQVTAQDVRNATAAVAPAFEIVDSRWRGGPRTLPMLVADNTNAARALLGSPVAPPAGADLAKITSTLSIGSRTVPGSAAAVMGDPAEAVAWLARHLLRGGRRLEAGDIVLSGTLCAPTPISAGDRLIADLGELGRIALDVN; this comes from the coding sequence ATGAGGAAGAACCTGACCGCGGAGCTGGGCCGACGGCTGTGGCTGGCGGGCAACGCGGCCACGGCGGACGACGCCGCTGCGGTCGATGCCGCCGCAGTCGACGCCGCCGCGGCCGATCAGCTCGATGACCTCGAAACGGCCTATGCCGTCGAGAGCGTGACCCGCGATCTGGCGATCGCCGCCGGTGGTCGGGTGGTCGGCTACAAGGTCGGCCTCACGGCGCAGCCCGTGCGGGACACCTTCGGCGCCACCGAGCCCGCCGCCGGCCACCTGCTCGCCCACCGGCTGCTGGAGGACGGCGAACCCCTCGCCACGGCCGGGCTGTTCACCCCCATGGCAGAGGTGGAGATCGCGTTCATCCTGGGCGAGGCGCTGCCCGACCCGCAGGTGACCGCGCAGGACGTCCGCAACGCCACCGCCGCGGTCGCACCGGCCTTCGAGATCGTCGACAGCAGGTGGCGCGGCGGCCCGCGGACGCTCCCCATGCTCGTGGCCGACAACACCAACGCGGCCCGCGCGCTGCTGGGGTCCCCGGTGGCACCACCGGCCGGGGCGGACCTGGCGAAGATCACCTCCACGCTGTCGATCGGCTCCCGGACGGTGCCGGGAAGCGCGGCCGCCGTCATGGGCGACCCCGCCGAGGCGGTCGCGTGGCTGGCCCGCCACCTGCTGCGCGGCGGACGGCGGTTGGAAGCCGGGGACATCGTCCTGAGCGGCACCCTGTGCGCCCCGACGCCCATCAGCGCCGGGGACCGGCTGATCGCCGACCTGGGCGAGCTGGGGCGGATCGCCCTCGACGTCAACTGA
- a CDS encoding NADPH-dependent F420 reductase: MATLGFIGSGRIGTRIARLAIAAGIDVVLSNSRGPETLTETVAELGERARAATPEEAARAGDWVVVSIPLSPYQQLPAAALAGKVVLDTINYYPFRDGDFAVLDSGESTTSELIQKHLTGAKLIKAFNNINDAHIPALARPTGAADRSALPIAGNDPEAKASAAALIDRLGFDTVDAGPLAESWRFEPETPAYVAPYYADKDALKEFVATMSEEIRAGRPLQTLPPEDPGTPLSAQQLRALLAETSRVLPADRAVR, from the coding sequence ATGGCAACACTTGGCTTCATCGGCAGCGGTCGGATCGGCACGAGGATCGCCCGGCTCGCGATCGCGGCGGGTATCGACGTCGTCCTGTCCAATTCGCGCGGGCCCGAGACCCTGACCGAGACGGTCGCGGAACTCGGGGAGCGCGCCCGGGCCGCGACGCCCGAGGAGGCGGCCCGGGCGGGCGACTGGGTGGTGGTGAGCATCCCGCTCAGCCCCTACCAGCAGCTTCCGGCGGCCGCGCTGGCGGGCAAGGTCGTGCTCGACACGATCAACTACTACCCGTTCCGCGACGGGGACTTCGCGGTGCTCGACTCGGGCGAGAGCACCACGAGCGAACTCATCCAGAAGCACCTGACCGGCGCGAAGCTCATCAAGGCGTTCAACAACATCAACGACGCGCACATCCCGGCACTCGCCCGCCCCACGGGAGCCGCCGACCGCTCCGCCCTGCCGATCGCCGGCAACGACCCGGAGGCGAAGGCGAGCGCCGCCGCCCTCATCGACCGGCTGGGCTTCGACACCGTCGACGCGGGCCCCCTGGCGGAGAGCTGGCGTTTCGAGCCGGAGACCCCGGCTTATGTGGCGCCCTACTACGCCGACAAGGACGCGCTGAAGGAGTTCGTGGCCACGATGAGCGAGGAGATCAGGGCCGGCCGCCCGCTGCAGACCCTGCCCCCCGAGGACCCGGGCACCCCGCTGTCCGCGCAGCAACTGCGCGCTCTGCTGGCCGAGACGTCACGCGTCCTGCCCGCCGACCGCGCGGTGCGCTGA
- a CDS encoding N-acyl homoserine lactonase family protein, with the protein MTATKVHVLSCGAMSCDLTWLLLKAGRTMRTRTEHQRPPEWYSCTTHCVLVETPGGTLLWDTSCPRDWETRWAPTGLQEYFPYDQVSDEEYLDARLGQLGVQPQDIDYLVLSHLHFDHAGNIGMFTGTGAKLVCHEKEKEFAFGFDGAFNGAHLKADYAACDFDTVSGDTEILPGVTLIEAPGHTPGTMAMKVELPETGTMLFTSDAVYMGDSYGPPATPAAIVNDLTAWYGSVEKLRGIAEQSDATVVFGHDAEQLRSMRLAPSGFYA; encoded by the coding sequence ATGACCGCCACCAAAGTCCACGTACTGAGCTGCGGAGCGATGAGCTGCGATCTGACGTGGCTGCTGCTCAAGGCCGGCCGTACGATGCGGACGCGCACCGAACACCAGCGGCCGCCCGAGTGGTACTCCTGCACCACCCACTGCGTGCTCGTGGAGACCCCTGGGGGAACCCTGCTGTGGGACACCAGCTGTCCCCGCGACTGGGAGACCCGCTGGGCCCCGACCGGTCTGCAGGAGTACTTCCCCTACGACCAGGTGAGCGACGAGGAGTATCTCGACGCGCGGCTCGGCCAGCTCGGCGTCCAACCGCAGGACATCGACTACCTGGTCCTGTCCCATCTGCACTTCGACCACGCCGGGAACATCGGCATGTTCACCGGCACCGGCGCGAAGCTGGTGTGCCACGAGAAGGAGAAGGAGTTCGCCTTCGGCTTCGACGGCGCCTTCAACGGTGCCCACCTCAAGGCGGACTACGCGGCGTGTGACTTCGACACCGTCAGCGGCGACACCGAGATCCTGCCCGGCGTCACCCTCATCGAGGCTCCCGGGCACACCCCCGGCACCATGGCGATGAAGGTCGAACTGCCGGAGACCGGGACCATGCTCTTCACCTCGGACGCCGTCTATATGGGGGACTCCTACGGCCCGCCGGCCACCCCCGCCGCCATCGTCAACGATCTGACCGCCTGGTACGGCTCGGTGGAGAAGCTCCGCGGCATCGCCGAGCAGTCGGACGCCACCGTAGTCTTCGGCCACGACGCCGAGCAGCTGCGCTCGATGCGGCTCGCCCCCAGCGGCTTCTACGCCTGA